In Fodinibius saliphilus, a genomic segment contains:
- a CDS encoding acyl-CoA desaturase, whose protein sequence is MEAPYTPEEYNKDLDNINWVSGIPFILLHISCLLIFFVGFSWIALIALVFTYTIRMFGITAGFHRYFSHRSFKTSRPFQFVLAWLGTASAQKGPLWWAAHHRHHHKHSDTEKDVHSPVKRSFWWSHVGWILSNRFKDTNFKMVKDLKKFPELKYLNKYHLIPPIQLAIGTFVAGELLNAYFPSLGTSGFQLLVYGFVISTVLLYHGTFTVNSLAHVFGKRRFETNDDSRNNWFISLITLGEGWHNNHHRFPSSERQGFYWWEFDISHYALKILSWFRLVWDLRVPPKRVYAENKIFKRPPEVIEHPQGR, encoded by the coding sequence ATGGAAGCGCCTTATACTCCTGAGGAGTACAACAAAGATCTTGATAATATAAACTGGGTAAGCGGGATACCTTTTATTCTTTTACATATAAGCTGTCTGCTTATTTTCTTCGTTGGTTTTAGCTGGATAGCCCTTATTGCTCTTGTGTTTACTTATACTATTAGAATGTTTGGTATAACTGCCGGTTTTCACCGCTATTTTTCGCATCGTTCATTTAAAACATCCCGCCCTTTTCAGTTTGTACTTGCTTGGTTAGGTACCGCTTCGGCGCAAAAGGGTCCCTTGTGGTGGGCTGCTCACCACCGTCATCATCATAAGCACTCCGATACGGAAAAAGATGTTCACTCCCCTGTGAAAAGAAGTTTTTGGTGGTCACATGTAGGATGGATACTGAGTAATCGCTTTAAGGATACTAATTTCAAAATGGTTAAAGACTTAAAGAAATTTCCAGAGCTAAAATATTTAAACAAATACCACCTCATCCCCCCAATTCAATTAGCTATAGGCACCTTTGTGGCGGGAGAACTTCTCAACGCATATTTCCCTTCGTTGGGTACCTCCGGCTTCCAGCTTCTTGTATATGGTTTTGTTATCAGTACCGTGCTACTTTATCATGGTACTTTTACAGTCAATTCTCTTGCTCATGTTTTTGGCAAACGCCGTTTCGAAACAAATGACGACAGCCGTAATAACTGGTTCATCTCCTTAATAACATTGGGTGAAGGATGGCATAACAATCATCACCGCTTTCCTTCCTCTGAACGACAGGGCTTTTATTGGTGGGAATTTGATATCTCACATTATGCTCTTAAAATACTTTCTTGGTTTCGTTTAGTTTGGGACTTGCGCGTTCCACCCAAAAGAGTTTATGCAGAAAATAAGATTTTTAAACGTCCCCCTGAAGTTATTGAACATCCCCAAGGACGATAA
- a CDS encoding translation initiation factor has translation MAIKVKLDTGGRRGKTVTMISNIQHNPQVIEKLEKKLKQKCGAGGTSYAKTIEIQGDHVDKVRKYLKDEGYNVK, from the coding sequence ATGGCTATCAAAGTAAAGTTAGATACTGGCGGACGTCGAGGAAAAACGGTTACAATGATCAGTAATATTCAGCACAACCCACAGGTTATAGAAAAGTTGGAAAAAAAGCTGAAGCAGAAATGTGGTGCCGGCGGTACCAGTTATGCCAAAACGATAGAAATTCAGGGTGATCACGTTGATAAAGTACGCAAATATCTGAAGGATGAAGGCTATAACGTAAAATAA
- a CDS encoding putative metallopeptidase, with the protein MKDNDFLKPGDTIAHSNKQLMESPEVEKIAEMVIERESLDFGPAEIGYFLVYPNLSKYKAAKCKKASREVEYYSGNNYLIEISGEMWDMLDQKTREMVVFHQLLHVDPVYKAKNQEWKMKVRKPDFSDFYEINDKYGNDWYKTVQATVSSLYDLDPKRESKVNL; encoded by the coding sequence ATGAAAGATAATGATTTTTTAAAGCCAGGCGATACTATTGCCCACAGTAATAAGCAGCTGATGGAATCTCCTGAAGTAGAAAAGATTGCCGAAATGGTAATAGAGCGGGAAAGTTTGGATTTTGGTCCTGCTGAAATAGGATACTTCTTGGTATATCCTAACCTGTCAAAGTATAAAGCTGCTAAATGTAAAAAAGCCTCTCGAGAGGTTGAATATTACTCGGGTAATAACTATCTGATTGAAATATCCGGAGAAATGTGGGATATGCTCGATCAAAAAACTCGGGAAATGGTTGTTTTTCACCAGCTGTTACATGTTGATCCTGTGTATAAGGCCAAGAATCAGGAATGGAAGATGAAAGTCCGTAAGCCGGATTTCTCTGATTTCTATGAGATTAATGATAAGTATGGTAACGATTGGTATAAAACAGTACAGGCTACCGTATCGTCACTCTATGACTTGGATCCCAAGCGTGAAAGTAAAGTGAATCTTTAA
- a CDS encoding DinB family protein, translated as MSSVIEDLHTLYKRDLKRLIENLEVIPEAKLWEVPEGVTNSCGVLAQHLVGNLNHFIGHGMGGTDYQRDREQEFTNTGKPKEEIIAQVKSLRQKLDTIFSSLEGDLKEDFSLNLPFGDTKKGALLHLYGHLNYHLGQINYLRRIISKNR; from the coding sequence ATGAGCTCAGTCATTGAAGATCTGCACACCCTTTATAAACGTGATTTGAAGAGGCTTATAGAGAATCTAGAGGTTATACCCGAAGCCAAGCTCTGGGAAGTCCCGGAAGGTGTTACAAATAGTTGTGGAGTATTAGCACAACACTTGGTGGGCAATCTCAACCATTTTATAGGTCATGGAATGGGAGGTACCGACTATCAACGAGATCGTGAACAAGAGTTCACTAATACTGGGAAACCCAAAGAGGAGATAATTGCACAGGTGAAATCATTACGGCAAAAGCTGGATACGATTTTTTCATCGTTAGAGGGAGATCTAAAGGAGGATTTTTCTCTTAATTTACCCTTTGGAGATACTAAGAAAGGGGCGCTTCTTCATTTATATGGTCACCTTAACTACCACTTGGGACAGATTAATTATTTGCGCAGAATCATCTCTAAAAACAGGTGA
- the nei gene encoding endonuclease VIII: MPEGPEIWRTADLLTEYLQDNTITDLYFAFDELKDYESKLKGKNIKNVEARGKAILTFFEGDIVMYSHNQLYGKWMFSDNGQQPDTNRSLRVAIHNEEKSAYLYSASEIEMLDKQDISAHPYIKKLGPDVLHPDTTYDEILAQFTSDEFKNRKLTTLLLDQGFVSGIGNYLRSEIMFYAKVNPHKKLREYSKEKKEALAEATVKLTVRSYETGGITNDPSIVEALKREGASRSEFRHFVYKRTDDRCHKCGRVIEEEKTGGRKIYFCPNCQLEEF; the protein is encoded by the coding sequence ATGCCCGAAGGTCCTGAAATTTGGAGAACCGCTGATTTATTAACTGAATATCTGCAAGATAATACTATTACTGACCTTTATTTCGCTTTTGATGAATTAAAGGATTACGAATCAAAGCTAAAAGGGAAAAATATAAAAAATGTTGAAGCCCGGGGGAAAGCGATTCTTACCTTTTTTGAAGGGGATATCGTAATGTATAGTCATAATCAACTTTATGGTAAGTGGATGTTCAGTGATAATGGGCAACAACCTGATACAAACAGGTCTTTAAGAGTAGCAATCCACAATGAAGAAAAATCTGCTTATCTATATTCCGCTTCTGAAATTGAGATGCTTGATAAACAGGATATATCGGCACACCCTTATATAAAGAAGTTGGGGCCTGATGTTTTACATCCGGATACGACCTATGATGAAATTTTAGCTCAGTTCACTTCTGATGAGTTTAAAAATCGCAAGCTTACGACCTTATTATTAGATCAGGGCTTTGTAAGCGGAATTGGCAATTACCTGCGTAGTGAAATTATGTTCTATGCTAAAGTTAATCCCCACAAGAAGCTTCGGGAATATTCTAAAGAGAAAAAAGAAGCGTTAGCCGAAGCTACAGTTAAGCTGACGGTGCGTTCGTATGAAACCGGGGGGATAACGAATGACCCTTCTATTGTAGAAGCACTGAAACGGGAGGGGGCAAGCAGGTCGGAATTTCGTCACTTTGTATACAAACGAACCGATGACCGCTGTCACAAATGTGGACGTGTCATAGAAGAGGAAAAAACCGGGGGAAGAAAAATTTATTTCTGTCCCAATTGTCAGTTAGAAGAGTTTTAA
- a CDS encoding exo-alpha-sialidase, which yields MKLKLTALLIVGVTFWGCAPTQDNHSAFENPAPENSRYPFLYSSSDVLFMSWLHQEDERSNLQYSQYMDGSWSTPKTIATDSSWFVNWADYPSIIAHDGKPMAAHWLNKIEGGTYSYNVNISTVTANGKWKPAVVPHLDSTATEHGFVSMVPWNESTILAVWLDGRQTANRSENEYYDIDKAMTLRGAIINKNRKIGEKFVIDNAVCDCCQTSLVPTQEGAIIAYRNRTDDEIRDIKISRFDGHKWSEPKAVYEDDWKIAACPVNGPSVVAEGDIVAVAWHTGANDKPKAKVAISTDGANNFSKPIVLNNHTSIGRVDAVLHNEHIYVSWVEEGKSKPRLKLKAINSSGEVVSHQTIDEIKRSRKTGFPRMERHRDHLIFAWTKADTAQTAIITKKITLPVKD from the coding sequence ATGAAGTTAAAGTTAACTGCTTTATTAATCGTTGGAGTTACCTTTTGGGGTTGCGCTCCTACTCAAGATAACCATTCAGCCTTTGAAAACCCTGCACCTGAAAACAGTCGATATCCCTTTCTATACAGTAGTTCTGATGTACTGTTTATGAGTTGGTTACATCAAGAAGATGAAAGAAGCAACTTACAATATTCTCAATACATGGATGGCAGCTGGAGTACTCCTAAAACTATAGCCACTGATTCTTCATGGTTTGTAAACTGGGCAGACTACCCCTCCATTATTGCTCATGATGGCAAACCCATGGCTGCCCACTGGTTAAACAAAATAGAAGGCGGCACTTATTCATATAATGTGAACATTTCTACAGTAACGGCCAATGGTAAGTGGAAACCAGCCGTCGTCCCCCATCTCGACAGTACTGCTACTGAGCACGGTTTTGTGTCAATGGTCCCGTGGAATGAATCTACGATTTTAGCTGTATGGCTTGATGGGCGGCAGACCGCCAACCGATCTGAAAATGAATATTATGACATTGACAAAGCAATGACTCTGCGGGGAGCTATTATCAACAAGAACAGAAAGATAGGAGAAAAGTTTGTAATAGATAATGCTGTTTGTGATTGTTGCCAAACATCCCTTGTACCTACCCAGGAAGGGGCTATTATAGCCTATAGGAACCGCACCGATGATGAAATAAGGGATATTAAGATCAGCCGATTTGATGGGCATAAATGGTCGGAACCCAAGGCTGTATATGAAGATGATTGGAAAATAGCTGCTTGCCCGGTAAATGGTCCCAGTGTAGTAGCTGAAGGTGATATTGTTGCAGTTGCATGGCATACCGGTGCCAACGATAAACCAAAAGCCAAAGTAGCAATATCAACTGATGGCGCTAATAATTTTAGCAAACCCATTGTATTGAATAATCATACTTCAATAGGTCGTGTTGATGCAGTGCTTCACAATGAACATATATACGTATCGTGGGTCGAAGAAGGAAAAAGCAAGCCACGGTTAAAACTCAAAGCTATTAATAGTAGCGGTGAGGTTGTAAGCCACCAAACTATTGACGAAATAAAAAGAAGTAGAAAGACCGGTTTTCCACGGATGGAACGCCATCGAGACCATCTCATTTTTGCCTGGACAAAAGCTGATACTGCCCAAACGGCTATTATTACAAAAAAAATAACGCTGCCGGTAAAGGATTAA
- a CDS encoding lysophospholipid acyltransferase family protein: protein MWEGLKSLLIWLGVVLLILLWLPLLAITRFFDRDKAHYRTGKLFRKLGHAISKINPNWQISITGNVDIDDREPYIMVCNHLSQADIPLISNLPWEMKWVAKKELFDTPVIGWMMKLAGDISVDRRAADRKEKTFEQARFYLEKGCSVIFFPEGTRSRNGKLNAFTRGAFELAIREQKPILPMVIDGTQNTLPKRSWKFGMAKQIKLKILEPVSADNYDIQDTRAFSEHIRNQILNQLSEWRNKEAEEIDNLA from the coding sequence ATGTGGGAAGGATTGAAATCCCTGCTAATTTGGTTGGGTGTTGTTTTGTTGATCTTACTATGGTTACCACTGTTGGCAATAACCCGTTTCTTCGACCGAGATAAGGCACATTATCGTACCGGAAAGCTGTTTAGAAAATTGGGACATGCGATATCAAAAATTAATCCGAATTGGCAGATCAGTATTACTGGCAATGTTGATATTGACGACCGTGAGCCCTACATAATGGTTTGTAACCACCTTTCGCAAGCTGATATCCCATTGATTTCTAATTTACCTTGGGAGATGAAATGGGTTGCAAAAAAAGAACTATTTGATACCCCCGTAATAGGATGGATGATGAAACTGGCCGGTGATATTTCTGTAGATAGGAGAGCTGCAGACCGTAAAGAAAAAACATTTGAGCAGGCTCGTTTTTACCTGGAAAAAGGTTGTTCGGTTATCTTTTTCCCTGAGGGTACTCGTTCTCGAAATGGTAAGCTTAACGCATTTACGCGCGGAGCTTTTGAGCTGGCAATCAGAGAGCAGAAACCTATTTTACCAATGGTAATAGACGGAACCCAAAATACCCTGCCCAAAAGAAGCTGGAAATTCGGGATGGCAAAACAAATAAAATTGAAGATACTGGAACCCGTTTCTGCAGATAATTATGATATACAAGATACACGGGCATTTTCAGAACACATCCGTAATCAGATCTTGAATCAACTCTCTGAATGGCGAAATAAAGAAGCGGAAGAAATCGACAACCTTGCCTAA
- a CDS encoding DEAD/DEAH box helicase, protein MKFEKFELSNELMMGLRDLRYEEATPIQEECIPLILNGQDVIGAAQTGTGKTGAFVIPLLQKIIKNKSEHTQALILSPTRELAQQIEEQIFALGYHTGVTSATVTGGSDYGTQVKAIRAGVDIIVATPGRLIDQMNVLNIDFSGLEYLVLDEADRMLDMGFLPDVMKIVKQLPLDRQTMLFSATMVDEVQKVVDEVMKNPAEVEFEVSKPADSVDQQIYFVHPKKKLGLFEQLFDADKYKTAIVFCATRRGTDEVERMLKKRGVNAVSMHGDRDQQERNEALRKFKNKTHPVMVATDVLSRGIDIDDVSLIVNFDVPNNPEDYIHRIGRTGRYDKKGTAITFVSNKDKKYYHAIKNVVGDQLTVKEVSDKKSSGASKSGRKKEESRDKHKKRSSSASKGSSKPAQAKTDEGEKAKQDDAAKSKKDSKKAEKKSSKDTRKPRPPRPGSKREKKKKQDESSSSSNGRETKRDTKDQQTSKGNDSNKKAPSSEEVKEKAQKILERHRKDSEEENFFQPEVIEKAVSRNRNALKPAKGFWGIIKSFIPKIGS, encoded by the coding sequence TTGAAATTTGAGAAGTTTGAACTGAGCAACGAGCTTATGATGGGATTACGCGACCTTAGGTATGAGGAAGCAACCCCCATCCAAGAAGAATGTATACCATTGATTCTAAATGGGCAGGATGTAATTGGGGCTGCCCAAACCGGTACGGGTAAAACAGGGGCTTTTGTTATTCCCTTGCTTCAAAAGATTATAAAAAATAAATCGGAGCATACTCAGGCTTTAATTTTGTCGCCAACCCGTGAACTGGCACAGCAGATAGAAGAACAGATCTTCGCCCTTGGATATCATACCGGGGTTACATCAGCAACGGTGACCGGTGGCAGTGACTATGGCACACAGGTGAAAGCAATACGCGCGGGAGTAGATATTATTGTTGCTACTCCAGGACGGTTAATCGACCAGATGAATGTACTGAACATTGATTTTAGTGGACTTGAGTACCTGGTGCTTGATGAAGCCGACCGTATGCTGGATATGGGCTTTTTGCCGGATGTGATGAAGATCGTCAAGCAGCTCCCTTTGGATCGGCAGACGATGCTATTTTCTGCTACGATGGTAGACGAAGTGCAGAAGGTGGTGGATGAAGTCATGAAAAACCCTGCAGAAGTTGAGTTTGAAGTCTCTAAACCGGCCGACAGCGTAGACCAGCAGATCTATTTTGTACATCCCAAAAAGAAGTTGGGCTTGTTTGAGCAGCTTTTTGATGCTGATAAGTATAAAACGGCTATTGTTTTTTGTGCAACCCGAAGAGGTACCGATGAGGTTGAGCGTATGCTCAAAAAGCGTGGTGTAAATGCGGTAAGCATGCATGGCGATCGTGACCAGCAGGAGCGCAATGAGGCTCTGCGCAAGTTTAAGAATAAGACGCATCCCGTGATGGTAGCTACTGATGTGCTCTCACGCGGTATTGATATTGACGATGTCTCGTTGATTGTTAACTTCGATGTGCCCAATAATCCGGAGGATTATATTCACCGTATCGGAAGAACGGGGCGATATGACAAAAAAGGAACGGCCATTACGTTTGTCAGCAATAAGGATAAAAAGTATTACCATGCCATTAAGAATGTAGTAGGCGACCAGCTGACAGTAAAAGAGGTTTCTGATAAAAAAAGCAGTGGTGCATCTAAATCCGGCAGAAAGAAAGAAGAAAGCCGTGATAAGCATAAAAAGAGGTCTTCTTCAGCCAGCAAAGGGTCCTCTAAACCGGCCCAGGCGAAAACGGATGAGGGCGAAAAAGCAAAGCAGGATGATGCTGCGAAAAGCAAAAAGGATTCTAAAAAAGCTGAAAAGAAATCTTCTAAAGATACACGCAAGCCACGGCCTCCACGTCCCGGATCAAAAAGGGAAAAGAAAAAGAAGCAAGATGAATCTTCCTCTTCTTCAAATGGACGTGAGACAAAACGTGATACCAAAGATCAGCAGACATCAAAAGGGAATGACTCAAATAAGAAAGCTCCCAGTTCAGAAGAAGTTAAGGAGAAAGCTCAGAAAATTTTAGAGCGTCATCGTAAAGACTCTGAAGAAGAGAATTTCTTCCAGCCCGAAGTGATTGAAAAGGCGGTTTCCAGAAATAGAAATGCCTTAAAACCGGCCAAAGGATTTTGGGGTATTATCAAGAGTTTTATTCCTAAAATTGGTTCATAA
- a CDS encoding FKBP-type peptidyl-prolyl cis-trans isomerase — translation MKSMKLTIKTFCLFLAGSFLLIGCNSNSGSYGDVSLETQIDSVSYSMGYQMGAMSLKPQGMTDVKPELLTAGIKAALEDTTAKLSSSEMQRIVRQYQMKAQQKMQQKRMKKGEENAKKGEEFLAENKEKEGIEVTDSGLQYKVLEKGSGVSPDSTDEVKVHYKGTLLDGEVFDSSYQRGEPVTFPLNKVIAGWTEGVQLMKEGAKYKFFIPGNLAYGTQPPQRGPIGVNETLIFEVELLEVNPESSSN, via the coding sequence ATGAAATCAATGAAATTAACGATTAAAACATTCTGTCTTTTCTTGGCAGGATCATTTCTATTAATAGGATGCAACTCAAATTCCGGTTCTTATGGCGACGTATCCTTGGAAACCCAGATTGATAGTGTAAGCTACAGCATGGGATACCAAATGGGTGCTATGTCACTAAAGCCACAAGGCATGACTGATGTAAAACCGGAGCTTTTGACTGCGGGTATTAAAGCTGCGCTTGAAGATACTACTGCTAAATTGTCTAGCAGTGAGATGCAACGTATTGTACGCCAATACCAGATGAAGGCTCAGCAGAAAATGCAGCAAAAGCGCATGAAAAAGGGCGAAGAAAATGCTAAAAAAGGCGAAGAATTTCTTGCTGAAAACAAGGAAAAAGAAGGCATAGAGGTTACTGACAGCGGCCTACAGTATAAAGTCCTTGAAAAAGGATCTGGCGTATCTCCTGATTCAACAGATGAAGTTAAGGTACACTATAAAGGTACCTTACTTGATGGTGAAGTTTTTGACAGCTCATATCAGCGAGGTGAACCTGTTACTTTTCCGTTGAATAAAGTAATCGCCGGTTGGACCGAAGGCGTTCAATTAATGAAAGAAGGTGCTAAGTATAAGTTCTTCATTCCCGGCAACCTTGCCTACGGCACCCAACCTCCCCAACGTGGACCTATTGGTGTTAATGAAACTCTCATTTTTGAAGTTGAATTGTTAGAGGTAAATCCTGAGAGTTCCTCAAACTAG
- a CDS encoding inorganic pyrophosphatase yields MNRSQIRRFLKLTKLFSKPHPWHGIDIGEDKPDVVKVFIEIVPGDTMKYELDKESGYLKVDRPQRFSNICPLPYGFIPQTLCAEQVGNYCAEKTGRSTVKGDQDPLDICVITERNIPHGNLILDAIPVGGFRMIDGEEADDKIIAVMKGDASFGDMNDIKDVPKHIIERLSHYFLTYKERPFSDKKREVEITHIYGGKEAKEVVNRSIKDYNSHFDTDKKELFELIGSGLE; encoded by the coding sequence ATGAATAGATCTCAAATTCGCAGGTTTCTAAAACTCACTAAACTATTTTCCAAACCGCATCCATGGCATGGAATAGATATTGGGGAAGATAAACCCGATGTCGTTAAAGTATTTATTGAAATTGTACCCGGTGATACGATGAAATATGAGCTGGATAAAGAAAGCGGGTATCTTAAAGTCGATCGTCCGCAGCGCTTTTCAAATATTTGTCCCTTACCGTATGGATTTATCCCCCAAACCTTATGTGCCGAACAAGTCGGTAATTACTGTGCTGAAAAGACAGGCCGTTCAACAGTAAAAGGAGACCAGGATCCCCTGGATATCTGTGTGATCACAGAACGAAATATACCGCACGGCAATTTAATACTGGATGCTATACCTGTAGGCGGTTTTCGTATGATCGATGGGGAAGAAGCTGATGATAAAATTATAGCTGTTATGAAAGGGGATGCATCATTTGGGGATATGAATGATATAAAAGATGTGCCCAAACATATCATTGAACGCTTGTCACACTATTTCCTGACTTATAAAGAGCGTCCATTTAGCGATAAAAAAAGGGAGGTAGAGATTACCCATATCTATGGTGGAAAAGAGGCAAAAGAAGTGGTGAATCGTAGTATTAAGGATTACAATTCTCACTTTGATACCGATAAGAAAGAATTGTTTGAACTAATAGGAAGTGGTCTTGAATAA
- the recD gene encoding exodeoxyribonuclease V subunit alpha, which translates to MKAFSMINLQQKRLNSSIPISGEGKMNNIIEQLSTLRSEDIIRDIDLEICRFLKSEHPDIDEAVLLAACLTSYNYSQGNVCMELGRFAGQRLFVDEDTEAEISPPDLQHWRQLLAGSPAVGSPGEFCPLILDDSDRLYLHKLWHYEDVLAQELITRSTEKAEDIDRERLKDGLDRLFAHSTQQPDWQQVAAVSALYHKLSIISGGPGTGKTSTVVRILALLLEQQQEREGSINIALAAPTGKAAARLKDAIAAAKEELNVSEEIRAAVPDEAVTIHQLLGARRHTAAFKHHSDNPLPYDTVIVDEASMVDQALMSKLMEALLADCRLILLGDKDQLASVEAGSVLGDICSVDQNHFTKAFARDLHQVGLSVPEKNIAESPDPLTDNITLLTKSYRFESDSGIGQLADYVNRGKTEEALQVLGDSGYSNLSLVDISDHATLEQLLEDELENYFENIIHTSSPKEALAAFNQMRILAAHRQGPWGVQYLNQLVEQILKHAHLIPKYRKWYPGKPVIINVNDYSLRLHNGDTGLCLPDEEGELKVYFSHEDTVRAIAPGRLPEHSTAFVLTVHKSQGSEFEKVMLVLPDSDSRVLSRELIYTAITRSRTTITILGKESVLDNGIQKKLQRASGLQDRLWD; encoded by the coding sequence ATGAAGGCATTTTCTATGATAAACCTGCAGCAGAAACGATTGAACAGCTCAATACCTATATCCGGGGAGGGGAAGATGAATAATATCATAGAACAGCTTTCGACCCTTCGCAGCGAGGATATCATCCGCGATATCGATCTGGAGATCTGCCGGTTCTTGAAAAGTGAGCACCCCGATATTGACGAGGCGGTATTGCTGGCGGCCTGCCTGACCAGTTACAACTATAGCCAGGGGAATGTCTGTATGGAGCTGGGTCGCTTTGCCGGGCAACGTCTTTTTGTTGATGAGGATACCGAAGCAGAAATTTCGCCCCCGGACCTGCAGCACTGGCGTCAGCTATTGGCCGGGAGTCCTGCCGTGGGTTCACCGGGCGAATTTTGTCCGCTCATTCTGGATGACAGCGACCGGCTCTACCTCCATAAGCTGTGGCATTACGAAGATGTACTGGCCCAAGAGCTGATCACCAGGAGCACCGAAAAGGCTGAAGATATCGACCGGGAGCGATTAAAGGACGGTCTGGACAGGTTATTTGCCCATTCCACCCAGCAGCCCGACTGGCAGCAGGTAGCGGCGGTAAGTGCCCTGTATCATAAACTGTCGATCATTTCCGGGGGACCCGGAACCGGCAAGACCTCTACGGTGGTACGCATTTTGGCTCTGCTGCTCGAACAGCAGCAGGAGCGGGAGGGAAGCATCAATATCGCGCTGGCTGCTCCCACGGGCAAGGCCGCTGCCCGGCTCAAGGATGCCATTGCCGCTGCCAAAGAAGAACTTAACGTTTCCGAAGAGATTCGGGCCGCCGTTCCCGACGAAGCGGTCACGATCCATCAGCTATTGGGCGCCCGTCGACATACCGCAGCTTTTAAACACCACAGCGACAACCCCTTACCCTACGATACCGTCATCGTTGATGAGGCCTCAATGGTCGACCAGGCGCTGATGAGCAAGCTGATGGAGGCCTTGCTCGCAGACTGCCGCCTGATTCTGCTGGGCGATAAAGATCAGCTGGCTTCGGTAGAAGCGGGCTCGGTACTGGGCGATATCTGCAGTGTTGATCAAAATCACTTTACAAAAGCTTTTGCCCGGGATTTGCATCAGGTCGGTTTGTCTGTCCCCGAAAAGAATATTGCAGAATCCCCTGATCCATTAACGGATAATATTACTTTGCTCACAAAAAGTTACCGGTTTGAATCCGACAGCGGTATTGGACAGCTTGCTGACTATGTTAACAGGGGCAAAACAGAAGAAGCGCTGCAAGTACTCGGTGATTCCGGCTATTCGAACTTATCACTGGTAGACATTTCCGACCATGCAACCCTGGAACAGTTGTTGGAAGATGAGCTGGAAAACTATTTCGAGAATATCATCCATACTTCTTCTCCAAAAGAAGCTTTGGCTGCTTTTAATCAAATGCGGATTTTGGCCGCCCATCGCCAAGGTCCATGGGGCGTGCAGTACTTGAATCAGCTGGTAGAACAGATATTGAAGCATGCACACCTGATCCCCAAATATCGGAAGTGGTATCCCGGAAAGCCGGTTATCATCAATGTTAATGATTATAGTTTGCGTCTCCATAATGGTGATACCGGGCTCTGCCTGCCAGACGAAGAGGGCGAACTTAAAGTATACTTTTCTCATGAGGATACTGTCCGTGCAATTGCTCCCGGACGTCTTCCCGAACACAGTACGGCCTTTGTGCTTACCGTTCACAAAAGTCAGGGCTCCGAATTTGAAAAAGTGATGCTCGTATTGCCCGATTCTGACTCCAGGGTACTAAGCCGTGAACTGATTTATACTGCGATCACAAGATCGCGCACAACAATCACAATATTGGGAAAAGAATCTGTATTAGATAATGGAATTCAGAAGAAATTGCAGCGTGCTTCAGGCCTCCAAGACCGTCTTTGGGACTAA